A window of the Euwallacea similis isolate ESF13 chromosome 20, ESF131.1, whole genome shotgun sequence genome harbors these coding sequences:
- the Gs2 gene encoding glutamine synthetase, with product MPNLTLEHSPNAALNKTVLQSYMDLPIPDGKVQATYIWIDGSGENLRGKTRTLDFVPAKPEELPIWNFDGSSTLQADTSNADTYLYPVAIYADPFTRGNNKLVLCDTYKYNKKPTDSNKRFTCAQAMEAAKDSHPWFGIEQEYTLLDTDMRPFGWPKHGFPGPQGPYYCGVGANKVYARDIMDAHYRACLYAGLNISGTNAEVMPAQWEYQVGPCEGISIGDQLWMSRYILHRVAEDFGVIVTFDPKPMEGDWNGAGAHTNFSTKAMREDGGILEIEKAIDKLSRFHLRHIQAYDPHGGKDNERRLTGRHETSSIHDFSAGVANRGASIRIPRGCAEDKKGYLEDRRPASNCDPYSVSEAIVRTCILDE from the exons ATGCCAAATTTAACTCTGGAACATTCGCCCAATGCGGCGCTAAACAAAACAGTCCTGCAGAGTTACATGGACCTGCCCATTCCAGATGGAAAGGTGCAGGCCACGTATATCTGGATCGATGGATCTGGAGAAAACTTGAGAGGCAAGACTAGGACGTTAGATTTCGTTCCAGCAAAACCTGAAG AATTGCCCATATGGAACTTCGATGGTAGCTCAACTCTTCAAGCAGATACCTCCAATGCAGACACATATCTCTACCCTGTAGCTATTTATGCTGACCCTTTTACCAGGGGTAACAACAAGCTGGTCCTCTGCGATACGTACAAATATAATAAGAAGCCTACAGACAGCAACAAAAG ATTCACTTGCGCTCAAGCCATGGAAGCCGCCAAAGACTCCCACCCATGGTTTGGAATAGAACAGGAATACACTCTGTTAGACACCGACATGAGACCTTTTGGGTGGCCCAAGCATGGATTCCCCGGACCTCAGGGGCCCTACTATTGCGGTGTAGGGGCCAATAAGGTCTATGCCAGGGATATCATGGATGCTCACTATAGGGCATGTCTTTATGCTGGGCTAAATATTTCCGGAACCAATGCTGAAGTCATGCCTGCTCAG TGGGAGTACCAAGTGGGTCCTTGCGAGGGAATCTCCATAGGGGATCAACTTTGGATGTCCAGATACATTCTCCATAGAGTAGCAGAAGATTTTGGTGTTATCGTCACCTTTGACCCTAAACCCATGGAAGGTGATTGGAATGGTGCAGGTGCACATACCAATTTCTCAACTAAGGCAATGAGGGAAGATGGTGGAATCTT GGAGATTGAAAAGGCTATTGACAAGCTGAGTAGGTTCCACCTCAGGCATATTCAGGCCTATGATCCTCATGGAGGGAAGGACAACGAGAGAAGGTTAACTGGGAGACATGAAACGTCGTCGATTCATGATTTTAGTGCTG GAGTAGCCAATCGTGGTGCTAGCATTCGAATTCCTCGCGGATGTGCTGAGGACAAGAAGGGTTACCTTGAGGACAGAAGACCAGCCTCAAACTGTGATCCTTACTCAGTATCTGAAGCCATCGTTAGAACTTGCATTTTAGACGAGTAA
- the mRpS29 gene encoding small ribosomal subunit protein mS29, translating to MLKATTDILLRSTLPKNVAFRLLTAAADVKHEEKLQTFRTQESDPTKHTTDHLAQFYTLPPEDKKVIFLHGGFPKTFETHIKTFNETCFMVREPSIEVINYLKSIDYNKPAVRFVLYGKVGNGKSLSLAHILHYAYKNNFLIVHVPWASNWMNRPKDVTMSETKGGFVDLNIDAAAWLLHFKTQNAEFLRNPNLKISRTIEWTKRETTPEATSLMELVDHGINRIRFASSCVTILAEEIKLLCSSGVCKALVAIDGFNAMFYSKTRVLTEKKEIVPPSRITLNEGFLNLSKFDWKNGAVVVTVDQMVGAQGEHTSHFPRSLLGKTGFIHMDPFIPIEVKNFSRKEHQSIMEYFKERQWVQDYPGLDDELYFLSGGNPYKLLEYCRSL from the exons ATGCTAAAAGCAACTACTGATATCCTGCTGCGAAGCACACTCCCCAAAAATGTCGCTTTTAGGCTATTAACGGCTGCCGCAGATGTTAAACACgaagaaaaattgcaaacttTCAGGACTCAAGAAAGCGACCCCACTAAACACACCACAGATCACTTGGCCCAGTTCTACACCCTTCCCCCTGAAGACAAAAAAGTGATATTTCTTCATGGGGGCTTCCCAAAAACTTTTGAAAcacatattaaaacttttaatgagaCTTGCTTTATGGTGAGGGAACCATCCATAGAAGTAATAAACTATCTTAAGTCGATTGACTACAATAAGCCTGCCGTGAGATTTGTGCTTTATGGAAAAGTGGGAAATGGAAAGTCATTATCTTTGGCCCATATACTCCACTATGcctataaaaacaattttttaattgtccaTGTGCCATGGGCTTCCAATTGGATGAACAGGCCTAAAGACGTAACTATGTCAGAAACCAAAGGAGGTTTTgtagatttaaatattgatgCAGCAGCCTGGCTACTACACTTTAAAACCCAAAATGctgaattcctgagaaatcctaatttaaaaatatccagaaCTATTGAATGGACAAAACGAGAGACCACTCCTGAAGCCACTTCATTGATGGAGTTAGTTGATCATGGCATTAATCGCATCCGTTTTGCCTCAAGTTGTGTGACAATTCTTGCTGAAGAGATTAAGTTATTGTGCAGTTCAGGGGTATGCAAGGCTTTGGTAGCAATAGATGGGTTTAATGCCATGTTTTATTCTAAAACACGGGTGTTGAcagagaaaaaagaaatagttCCTCCCAGTAGGATTACTTTGAATgaaggatttttaaatttaagcaaGTTTGATTGGAAAAATGGTGCTGTGGTTGTCACTGTGGATCAAATGGTGGGTGCTCAGGGAGAGCATACTTCACACTTTCCACG TTCACTTTTGGGAAAAACTGGCTTTATTCATATGGATCCTTTCATTCCCATTGAAGTGAAAAATTTCTCCAGAAAAGAGCACCAAAGTATTATGGAATACTTCAAGGAGAGGCAATGGGTGCAGGATTATCCAGGCCTTGATGATGAACTATACTTTTTAAGTGGAGGCAATCCttataaattattagaatATTGTAGgtctttgtaa